A stretch of the Amycolatopsis sp. BJA-103 genome encodes the following:
- a CDS encoding IclR family transcriptional regulator, translated as MGTPRGLDSSGTLERGLAVLEHVGQNQEISTNAIARQLGLSRSAAYRIVGTLKNLEYLEADRATGRVRLGTRLVELGARAMAATDLHRCAPRYLASLAERSGETTYLAVPDNDTMVYVATERSANAVTLACRLGTRRPQHATSLGKAWLAALPEQDRVERIRRMKLDSLTLKTINDPARLLDDLARTSRRGWAVDEVENEPDVGCVAAAVRDHTGRPIAAISIAGPAGRVLRRTDELGATVAGTAAALSLRLGYVRAQRG; from the coding sequence GTGGGCACACCACGGGGCCTGGATTCCAGTGGCACACTCGAGCGCGGACTCGCGGTTCTCGAGCATGTAGGCCAGAACCAGGAGATTTCCACCAATGCGATCGCCAGGCAACTGGGTCTCTCCCGGAGCGCCGCCTACCGCATCGTCGGCACCCTCAAGAACCTCGAATACCTCGAAGCCGATCGCGCCACCGGCCGCGTGCGGCTCGGCACCCGGCTGGTCGAACTCGGCGCCCGCGCGATGGCGGCGACCGATCTCCACCGCTGCGCGCCGCGCTATCTCGCGTCGCTCGCCGAGCGGAGCGGCGAGACGACGTACCTCGCCGTCCCGGACAACGACACGATGGTCTACGTCGCCACCGAACGCAGCGCCAACGCCGTCACCCTGGCCTGCCGCCTCGGCACGCGACGCCCGCAGCACGCGACGTCGCTCGGCAAGGCGTGGCTGGCGGCACTGCCCGAACAGGACCGCGTCGAACGCATCCGCCGGATGAAACTCGACAGCCTCACGCTCAAGACGATCAACGACCCGGCCCGGCTGCTCGACGACCTGGCCAGGACGAGCCGTCGCGGCTGGGCCGTGGACGAGGTCGAAAACGAGCCGGACGTCGGCTGCGTGGCCGCCGCCGTCCGCGACCACACCGGACGGCCGATCGCCGCGATCAGCATCGCGGGCCCCGCGGGCCGCGTGCTCCGCCGCACCGACGAACTGGGCGCGACAGTGGCCGGAACCGCCGCCGCACTGTCGCTCCGGCTGGGGTACGTCCGCGCGCAAAGGGGCTGA
- a CDS encoding 2-keto-4-pentenoate hydratase — protein sequence MSLGVREAAEALLSGEEREPLTDEWPALDVDTAYAIQDEALRLRRARGETVVGVKLGMTSRAMRQSMGVDSPLLAWLTDAMVLPAGVPVPSLIHPRAEPELVFVLGKRLAGPGVTAATAMAAVDRVYGGVEIIDSRYRDYRFKLPDAVADNGFSAYFTLGPVGVDPSTVDLSLEAALLEVDGAIVDTATGAAVQGHPAEALALAANTLGARGLALEPGWIVLTGGMTDAVELRPGSRVAAHFSHLGSITLAGS from the coding sequence GTGAGCCTTGGTGTGCGGGAGGCGGCGGAAGCGCTGCTGTCCGGGGAAGAACGCGAGCCGCTGACAGACGAGTGGCCTGCTTTGGACGTCGATACCGCGTACGCGATCCAGGACGAGGCGTTGCGGCTCCGGCGGGCGCGGGGCGAGACGGTCGTCGGCGTCAAGCTGGGCATGACGTCGCGGGCGATGCGGCAGAGCATGGGGGTCGACTCGCCGTTGCTCGCGTGGCTGACCGACGCGATGGTCCTGCCCGCCGGTGTCCCGGTGCCGTCGCTGATCCACCCGCGCGCGGAGCCCGAGCTGGTTTTCGTGCTGGGCAAAAGACTCGCGGGTCCCGGTGTGACCGCGGCGACCGCGATGGCGGCGGTGGACCGGGTGTACGGCGGCGTCGAGATCATCGACAGTCGATATCGCGACTACCGCTTCAAGCTGCCGGACGCCGTGGCGGACAACGGTTTCTCCGCGTACTTCACGTTGGGTCCCGTCGGCGTAGATCCGTCCACAGTGGATCTTTCGCTGGAGGCGGCGCTTCTGGAGGTCGACGGTGCCATCGTCGACACCGCCACCGGTGCCGCCGTGCAGGGGCATCCGGCGGAAGCACTGGCGCTCGCGGCCAACACCCTTGGCGCGCGCGGGCTCGCGCTGGAACCGGGCTGGATCGTGCTCACCGGAGGGATGACCGACGCCGTCGAGCTGCGCCCGGGATCACGGGTGGCGGCGCATTTCTCGCATCTGGGTTCGATCACGCTCGCCGGGTCTTGA
- a CDS encoding CoA-binding protein translates to MTDRATEILAGSKTIAVVGLSRDPAKASHGVAAVLQAHGFRIIPVHPSADELLGEKVYRSLTDIPEPVDIVDVFRPSADTPPIAEQAVAIGAKALWLQQGITSAESRRIAEEGGLDYVEDRCTAVVRAVANLSVR, encoded by the coding sequence ATGACCGATCGCGCCACCGAGATCCTCGCCGGATCGAAGACGATCGCCGTCGTGGGGCTGAGCCGCGATCCGGCCAAGGCCTCGCACGGGGTCGCGGCCGTGCTGCAGGCACACGGCTTCCGGATCATCCCCGTCCACCCTTCGGCCGACGAGCTGCTCGGCGAAAAGGTCTACCGCTCGCTGACCGACATCCCCGAGCCCGTCGACATCGTCGACGTCTTCCGCCCGTCCGCCGACACCCCGCCGATCGCCGAACAGGCCGTCGCGATCGGCGCGAAGGCGCTCTGGCTCCAGCAGGGCATCACCTCCGCCGAGTCCCGCCGGATCGCCGAAGAAGGCGGCTTGGACTACGTCGAAGACCGCTGCACCGCGGTCGTCCGAGCGGTCGCGAACCTCTCGGTCCGTTAG
- a CDS encoding 2-keto-4-pentenoate hydratase: MDASTLQEAAAALLSAYETGKPIAPLIETYPAATLEDAYRIQQRLVRHWTERGDGVRGHKVGLASAAMQRQMGVDQPDYGHLTGSMFHLEHQPIPIGDFLQPKIEPEIAFVLGSRLRGPGVTVADALRAVDFVVPALEIVDSRIQDWKISIVDTIADNASSGGVVLGSRPTAIGDLDLRLVGCNLHQNGELAATGAGGAVLGSPVNALVWLANTVGPLGVALEPGHVVLPGSMTRAIPVSPGDTVVATMAGLGSVTAKFSGEERA; this comes from the coding sequence ATGGACGCCAGCACGCTGCAGGAGGCCGCGGCCGCGCTGCTCAGCGCGTACGAGACCGGCAAGCCGATCGCGCCCCTGATCGAGACGTATCCGGCCGCGACCCTCGAGGACGCGTACCGCATCCAGCAGCGGCTCGTCCGCCACTGGACCGAACGCGGCGACGGCGTCCGCGGGCACAAGGTCGGTCTCGCGTCCGCCGCGATGCAGCGGCAGATGGGCGTCGACCAGCCCGACTACGGCCACTTGACCGGCTCGATGTTCCACCTCGAACACCAGCCGATCCCGATCGGCGACTTCCTGCAGCCGAAGATCGAACCGGAGATCGCGTTCGTGCTCGGCTCGCGGTTGCGCGGCCCCGGCGTCACGGTGGCGGACGCGCTGCGGGCGGTGGACTTCGTCGTCCCGGCGCTGGAGATCGTCGATTCCCGCATCCAGGACTGGAAGATCAGCATCGTCGACACCATCGCGGACAACGCGTCCTCCGGTGGCGTCGTCCTCGGCAGCAGGCCGACCGCCATCGGCGACCTCGACCTGCGGCTGGTGGGGTGCAACCTGCACCAGAACGGCGAGCTCGCGGCCACCGGAGCCGGCGGCGCCGTCCTCGGTTCGCCGGTGAACGCGCTGGTGTGGCTCGCGAACACGGTCGGGCCGCTCGGTGTCGCGCTGGAGCCGGGGCATGTCGTGCTGCCGGGCTCGATGACGCGCGCGATCCCGGTGAGCCCCGGCGACACCGTCGTCGCGACGATGGCGGGGCTCGGCAGTGTCACCGCGAAGTTCTCCGGGGAGGAGCGGGCGTGA